Proteins encoded by one window of Pseudomonas sp. PSKL.D1:
- a CDS encoding MFS transporter gives MFNDSKLLRAALIFIACTSFIVCGVQPIFMGLVTERLNLPLDMQGWVVSVELIGMTLGTLLCPLLIKRHGGRSLCLLFGLLCVVLSIATAFATSHMLLLLARLAAGTCAGLVYAYAVSTLGRLPGQDRSFGLMLLLQTPEYSLFSAALPLLAAQAGVVTALCSFGLWYLLICGASLALPRRPILALAGGEGSPAQGGSARTGRSALLGMLFMQIAIYCVWGFIDQLARDQGIDGVDIGWAFGLSAIGGLPGAALPSLLGARVSRQLMIAVGLVAVFISIAMLTGHTRTPMQLFVALLLINFGWVLALSYYMALITTNDPSGKLTPLVSITLMGAAAVTPALIALLVEGSSQQLIFLLGTGALVIAFAVTCLGAVAKGVHSGAHG, from the coding sequence ATGTTCAATGATTCCAAACTGCTGCGCGCAGCCCTCATTTTCATTGCCTGTACGTCGTTTATCGTCTGTGGCGTACAGCCCATCTTCATGGGGCTGGTCACCGAGCGGCTGAACTTGCCGCTCGACATGCAGGGCTGGGTCGTGTCGGTGGAACTGATCGGCATGACGTTGGGCACCTTGCTGTGCCCATTGCTGATCAAACGCCACGGTGGGCGCAGCCTGTGCCTGTTGTTTGGCCTGCTGTGCGTGGTGCTGAGCATTGCCACCGCGTTCGCCACTTCCCACATGCTGTTGCTGCTGGCGCGCCTGGCAGCGGGCACTTGCGCGGGGCTTGTGTATGCCTACGCGGTTTCGACACTGGGCCGGCTGCCTGGCCAGGACCGCTCGTTCGGGTTGATGCTGTTGCTGCAAACACCCGAGTATTCGCTGTTTTCTGCCGCGCTGCCGTTGCTGGCGGCGCAGGCTGGGGTCGTGACGGCGCTCTGTTCATTCGGCCTGTGGTACTTGCTGATCTGCGGCGCCAGCCTGGCGCTGCCACGTCGCCCAATCCTTGCATTGGCCGGCGGCGAAGGTTCGCCCGCCCAGGGCGGCTCGGCGCGCACCGGGCGCAGCGCGCTGCTGGGCATGCTGTTCATGCAGATCGCCATTTATTGCGTGTGGGGCTTCATCGACCAATTGGCGCGTGATCAGGGCATTGACGGTGTCGACATCGGTTGGGCGTTCGGCCTCTCGGCCATCGGCGGTCTGCCGGGGGCGGCGTTGCCAAGCCTGTTGGGGGCGCGGGTAAGCCGCCAACTGATGATTGCCGTGGGCCTGGTGGCGGTGTTCATTTCCATCGCCATGCTCACCGGCCATACCCGTACGCCGATGCAGTTGTTCGTAGCACTGCTGCTGATCAACTTCGGCTGGGTGCTGGCGCTGTCTTACTACATGGCACTGATTACCACCAACGACCCCTCCGGCAAGCTCACACCGCTGGTGAGCATTACCTTGATGGGAGCCGCTGCGGTGACCCCGGCATTGATTGCACTGCTGGTGGAGGGTTCAAGCCAACAGTTGATCTTCCTGCTGGGCACTGGCGCACTGGTGATAGCTTTTGCCGTCACTTGCCTGGGTGCAGTGGCCAAGGGTGTGCACTCAGGCGCCCACGGCTGA
- a CDS encoding SRPBCC domain-containing protein translates to MNHIHWPAGFIPGFADNFASNEVIVAGLSAADIWPLLSHPHRWPGYYPNSANVTIAEGHGPELANGVRFYFETFGFPVQAQCNEFTAPGNGQPGRIAWHGWAGEGDTRLDVHHAWLIEDLSEGRVRILTQETQQGKPAEALATARPNPMINGHQDWLEGLVQAARSAVGA, encoded by the coding sequence ATGAATCACATCCACTGGCCAGCAGGCTTTATCCCTGGTTTCGCCGACAACTTCGCATCGAATGAAGTGATCGTTGCCGGCCTCAGCGCCGCGGACATCTGGCCGCTGCTGAGCCACCCACACCGCTGGCCCGGCTATTACCCGAACTCGGCCAACGTCACTATTGCCGAGGGCCACGGCCCGGAGCTGGCAAACGGCGTGCGCTTTTACTTCGAAACGTTCGGCTTCCCGGTACAAGCCCAGTGCAACGAGTTCACCGCACCCGGCAACGGCCAACCCGGGCGCATCGCCTGGCATGGCTGGGCGGGCGAAGGTGATACCCGCCTGGACGTTCACCACGCCTGGCTGATCGAAGACCTGAGCGAAGGCCGGGTACGCATCCTCACTCAGGAAACTCAGCAGGGTAAACCGGCCGAAGCACTGGCCACCGCCCGGCCCAACCCGATGATCAACGGGCATCAGGACTGGCTGGAGGGTTTGGTGCAGGCGGCCAGGTCAGCCGTGGGCGCCTGA
- a CDS encoding LysR family transcriptional regulator produces MKPDIRNLDFNLLKALDALLDERSVTRAAERLALTQPAVSGMLNRLRDSFDDPLFVRAQRGIVPTPRAQQLAGPVKQLLSDIESMLRPQAFDPALADLTFTIAATDYALKAVVVPFIHRLRPLAPNVRVAVRGVDQQTLVTQFEDGTVDLALLTPETLPAGLHSQQLFEESYVCLLREGHPQARAERFTLEVFCALDHVLVSMAGNAFHGVTDDALARVGRSRRVVTSVSSFLILPELLADSDLIAVVPRRLAQHASGLSSLEPPLAIPGFCKTMAWHGRTHSDAGQQWLRALLADTCALTPTH; encoded by the coding sequence ATGAAGCCTGATATCAGAAACCTCGACTTCAACCTGCTCAAGGCCCTGGATGCGTTACTTGACGAACGCAGCGTGACCCGAGCAGCTGAGCGGCTTGCACTGACGCAGCCGGCCGTGAGTGGCATGCTCAACCGGCTGCGCGACAGCTTCGACGACCCTCTGTTCGTACGGGCCCAGCGCGGCATCGTACCCACGCCAAGGGCTCAGCAACTGGCAGGCCCCGTCAAACAGTTGCTTAGCGACATCGAGTCGATGCTCAGGCCCCAGGCGTTCGACCCCGCGCTTGCCGACCTGACCTTCACCATCGCCGCCACCGACTATGCGCTCAAGGCCGTCGTGGTGCCGTTCATTCACCGGTTGCGGCCATTGGCGCCAAACGTCCGCGTTGCGGTCCGCGGTGTTGATCAGCAAACCCTGGTGACTCAATTTGAAGACGGCACAGTGGACCTGGCATTGCTCACTCCAGAGACGCTGCCAGCCGGGCTGCATTCGCAGCAGCTGTTTGAAGAGTCCTACGTGTGCCTGCTTCGCGAAGGGCATCCGCAGGCCAGGGCCGAGCGGTTTACGCTGGAGGTTTTCTGCGCGCTGGACCACGTGTTGGTGTCGATGGCTGGCAATGCATTTCACGGGGTGACAGACGACGCCCTGGCACGCGTCGGGCGATCGCGTCGGGTGGTCACCTCGGTCTCGAGCTTTTTGATTCTCCCGGAGTTGCTGGCGGACAGCGACCTGATTGCGGTCGTGCCACGGCGCCTGGCGCAGCACGCGTCAGGCTTGAGCAGCCTGGAGCCGCCTCTGGCGATTCCGGGCTTCTGCAAGACCATGGCCTGGCATGGGCGAACCCACAGCGATGCAGGGCAGCAGTGGCTGCGTGCGCTGCTGGCCGATACCTGTGCGCTCACGCCGACACATTGA
- a CDS encoding AEC family transporter, with protein MHTVLVVVLPIFALILVGFICRKTGKLGPKAASEINLMVVWLCLPALLFKVTATATWAEIWQPGFILAFGIGTLAMFVATVIWRLLSGHSLASASIDGLSAGYSNTGYIGIPLCALLFGQPGLQPALISTLIVVCVLFAIAVICIEVGLQQEKHVGRAITKVLCALAKNPLVIAPLAGAAWASTGLGIALPVMHFLDILAAATTPCALISLGLFLAQKAPAQNASPWPLVAMKLIGQPLLTWVLAFKVFSLQPLWATSAVLLSALPTGTGPFMLAEYYNREAGAISKAILLSTLGSLLTLGGLLYYFNVSA; from the coding sequence ATGCACACCGTTCTCGTGGTTGTACTCCCCATCTTCGCGCTCATTCTGGTGGGTTTTATCTGCCGCAAAACCGGCAAACTTGGGCCCAAGGCGGCCTCCGAAATCAACCTGATGGTGGTGTGGCTGTGCCTGCCAGCCTTGCTGTTCAAGGTTACGGCCACCGCCACCTGGGCAGAAATCTGGCAACCAGGGTTCATCCTGGCGTTTGGCATCGGCACCCTGGCCATGTTCGTGGCCACGGTGATCTGGCGCCTGTTGAGCGGCCACAGCCTGGCCAGTGCCAGCATCGATGGGCTGAGCGCCGGCTATTCCAACACCGGGTACATCGGTATCCCGCTGTGTGCATTGCTGTTTGGCCAGCCGGGGCTGCAGCCAGCACTGATCTCCACACTGATCGTGGTGTGCGTGCTGTTCGCGATTGCAGTGATCTGCATTGAAGTCGGCCTGCAGCAGGAAAAACACGTTGGCCGGGCGATCACCAAGGTGTTGTGTGCACTGGCGAAAAACCCGCTGGTGATTGCGCCATTGGCCGGTGCGGCATGGGCATCGACGGGCCTGGGCATCGCCCTGCCGGTGATGCACTTCCTCGACATACTGGCGGCGGCCACCACCCCTTGCGCGCTGATTTCGCTGGGGCTGTTCCTGGCACAGAAAGCCCCTGCGCAAAACGCCAGCCCGTGGCCGCTGGTGGCGATGAAACTGATCGGCCAGCCGCTGCTCACCTGGGTGCTGGCGTTCAAGGTGTTCAGCCTGCAACCGCTGTGGGCCACTTCGGCCGTGCTGCTCAGCGCACTGCCGACCGGCACCGGGCCGTTCATGCTGGCGGAGTACTACAACCGTGAAGCGGGGGCGATATCCAAAGCCATTCTGTTGTCGACCCTGGGGTCGCTGCTGACGCTGGGTGGGTTGTTGTACTACTTCAATGTGTCGGCGTGA
- a CDS encoding LysR substrate-binding domain-containing protein — protein MTSNHLIHVQGVSMIDYRQVRYFLALAEYLHFGKAAASLHLAQPSLSRQIAALEEALGCQLVLRSSRSVALTAAGRELQRTASQVVAGFDSAIRSTQAVARGDRGELKIGFTSMVAWTGFPRMMREFSDAHPSVNLVLNELLPNDLARSVETGENDLYLSFKPLGQSTLQYHALQAETLCIALPADHPLAGNARVALADLSHSGFILSPRSTAPALFDQIMALCQGAGFEPVVRMHTHLQGTILNLVAEGLGVSIVPQAMAKPGFAGVRFFPVAGSPEIELGVSWSGANSNPCLRAFLRGIGVATEARCR, from the coding sequence ATGACTTCCAATCACCTCATTCATGTTCAGGGCGTATCGATGATTGACTACCGGCAAGTTCGTTACTTCCTTGCCCTGGCTGAGTATCTGCACTTCGGTAAAGCGGCTGCCAGCCTGCACCTGGCCCAACCTTCGCTCAGTCGGCAGATCGCCGCTCTGGAAGAGGCCTTGGGCTGCCAGTTGGTCTTGCGCAGTTCCCGGTCGGTGGCGTTGACCGCAGCCGGGCGGGAGTTGCAGCGAACTGCCAGCCAAGTGGTTGCAGGCTTTGACTCGGCGATCCGCTCAACCCAGGCGGTGGCCCGGGGTGACCGCGGTGAGTTGAAGATCGGCTTCACCTCCATGGTGGCCTGGACCGGCTTTCCCCGCATGATGCGTGAATTTTCCGACGCCCATCCTTCTGTGAACCTGGTGCTGAACGAACTGCTGCCCAATGACCTGGCGCGCTCGGTCGAAACCGGCGAAAACGACCTTTACCTGTCGTTCAAGCCGCTTGGCCAGAGCACCCTGCAGTACCACGCGCTGCAAGCGGAAACGTTGTGCATTGCCTTGCCGGCTGACCATCCCCTTGCGGGCAATGCGCGCGTTGCACTGGCCGACCTGAGCCACAGTGGTTTCATTCTCAGCCCCCGCAGCACGGCGCCGGCCTTGTTCGATCAGATCATGGCGCTGTGCCAAGGGGCGGGGTTCGAGCCGGTGGTTAGGATGCACACCCACCTGCAGGGTACGATTCTCAACCTGGTGGCGGAAGGGCTGGGGGTGTCGATCGTGCCTCAGGCCATGGCGAAACCGGGGTTTGCGGGAGTGAGGTTTTTCCCGGTGGCAGGCTCGCCGGAAATTGAGTTGGGCGTGTCGTGGAGCGGCGCGAACAGTAACCCGTGCCTGCGGGCGTTCTTGCGCGGCATAGGCGTAGCCACCGAAGCTCGATGCCGGTAA
- a CDS encoding DUF6708 domain-containing protein — protein sequence MYLIECGLWRIATETAAERKKTDADKSPSEKRADKDFYDSDLSEDVHFNSVSDKAHSRGPVFSFNERYMEMRCGALEEARGMISLMTLGGVLPSILVTGTSGIGWLYQDITTPDTRSIVGVLLALLMTGLSAGIIYLYYTYGLQITRLEMLTSRHLIVRFNRITQQVHLHRPKSCGGIVTFPWHTTGSTAIYPADDHLSVGMRLGLIWHPSKTGLPHLESAMVGKQGQGGSELRDEWEFIRRYMEEGPHAVPRPRLSTHLPSPIQAFSAQFEGLGRFVRNSSWLFKVCLLLLWPAFVIVGTAHWVSLMLCWRPRWPKVIREAGMPGKPVPPVTTLSDYPPEIQARLLANADRWELKPGKRPERKARKARAKATRNEQS from the coding sequence ATGTACCTGATTGAATGTGGCCTTTGGCGAATCGCAACAGAAACAGCTGCAGAGCGCAAAAAAACGGACGCGGATAAATCACCATCCGAAAAACGGGCAGACAAAGATTTTTATGATAGTGACTTATCCGAAGATGTACACTTCAACTCAGTAAGCGATAAAGCACACTCTCGCGGCCCTGTTTTTTCCTTCAATGAGCGCTATATGGAAATGCGCTGCGGGGCTTTAGAGGAGGCTCGCGGAATGATATCTCTAATGACATTAGGGGGCGTATTACCAAGCATTTTAGTCACAGGCACATCCGGCATTGGATGGCTTTATCAAGATATAACCACACCTGACACAAGATCAATAGTGGGAGTACTCCTGGCACTGCTAATGACCGGGCTCAGCGCTGGAATAATTTACCTTTACTACACCTATGGATTGCAGATTACCCGACTTGAGATGTTAACCAGCCGCCACCTGATTGTTCGCTTCAACAGAATCACTCAACAAGTCCACCTACACCGCCCCAAATCCTGCGGTGGCATCGTTACCTTCCCCTGGCACACCACAGGCAGCACCGCCATCTACCCCGCGGACGACCACTTGAGCGTCGGCATGCGCCTGGGCCTTATCTGGCACCCCAGCAAAACCGGCCTGCCTCACCTGGAGTCAGCGATGGTCGGCAAACAAGGCCAAGGCGGCAGCGAACTGCGCGACGAATGGGAATTCATCCGCCGCTACATGGAAGAAGGCCCACACGCCGTCCCCCGACCGCGCCTGAGCACTCATCTACCCTCCCCGATTCAGGCCTTCAGCGCCCAGTTCGAAGGCCTGGGCCGTTTCGTGCGCAACAGCAGTTGGCTATTCAAAGTCTGTCTGCTGCTGCTCTGGCCTGCCTTCGTGATCGTCGGCACCGCCCATTGGGTCAGCCTGATGCTGTGCTGGCGCCCGCGCTGGCCAAAGGTCATCCGCGAAGCCGGCATGCCGGGCAAACCGGTGCCGCCGGTGACCACCCTGAGCGACTACCCGCCAGAGATCCAGGCACGCCTGCTTGCCAACGCCGATCGTTGGGAGCTCAAGCCAGGCAAGCGGCCTGAGCGGAAGGCTCGTAAGGCTCGTGCCAAGGCGACCAGGAACGAACAGTCATGA
- a CDS encoding T6SS effector BTH_I2691 family protein: MLEDEYRNTLPVIDIARFIQPADAPPQAHVLKHDQLGWVADFKAQADPQLKALLDRQPFNHAQIVSPHASQQALAPAVGQSKPQGAAIVIEDAIGITQELNAWRNAAIEDVKTQWLQRVVEPGVDNERKLLVAQSFLEVETLYPQMVAEDIIKRKVMAETVRNQLGTPVDYYAFSERARQAADAHDARMKPHLEQFERDVRAKVKKRQDGGEFKARFDEKYGQLVDRDAMHLQLQAFEEVMQQAQTRAEERASDHLRWLISEPLRQALDRFDNSDLVNSLDFAEQTGRCVIGMEQSKAGAHIIEHWWHHDWEDRSNLLIGGLSYNQDDLRAELVALREAAKAVPASQSMLEVPAAVARQAHVAANAFGRINNLYEQLHAQGSTDSIGLHAWYVLLGRQVLRTAAPNSADRALHHGLRLTLFASVHQTAVDIRVAEVAQSAEPINPRRSAGQVARYLDQAWAEELMQANKSEFYKVRVSALVCLLEGMLMAYKAQELPDSDARVKTELLAMAMTTAAAGFEVGASYVEQVATRYGAGSVTGKGASVVLGRLKLWGASLAGMGGLVLAWWDFVDWDKHSNESLDGRPALPVRRSRFLATAYAMRGIATISLSLAEAATAIAIAKPFFDRLAQNGNHRLVRLLGKSMGSLAKKLGTQAARLLLSRLILGTFWIGLALTIIIMILEDDALEKWCKRSTYRINKKSSPYDEAEELSALHSAFSEVL, from the coding sequence TTGCTCGAAGATGAATACCGCAACACCCTGCCGGTGATCGACATCGCACGCTTCATCCAGCCCGCCGACGCACCGCCGCAGGCGCACGTGCTCAAGCACGACCAGCTCGGCTGGGTCGCCGACTTCAAGGCCCAGGCAGATCCGCAACTCAAAGCGCTGCTGGACCGGCAACCGTTCAACCACGCCCAGATCGTCTCGCCCCACGCCTCGCAGCAAGCACTGGCCCCTGCCGTGGGGCAAAGCAAGCCGCAAGGTGCGGCCATCGTCATCGAAGATGCCATCGGTATCACCCAGGAGCTCAACGCCTGGCGCAACGCCGCCATCGAAGACGTGAAAACCCAATGGCTGCAACGGGTGGTGGAACCCGGCGTGGACAACGAACGCAAGCTGCTGGTGGCGCAATCGTTTCTGGAGGTGGAAACCCTGTACCCGCAGATGGTCGCCGAAGACATCATCAAGCGCAAAGTGATGGCCGAGACCGTGCGCAACCAGCTGGGCACACCCGTGGATTACTACGCCTTTTCCGAGCGGGCCCGCCAAGCAGCAGACGCCCATGACGCCCGCATGAAGCCGCACCTGGAGCAATTCGAACGTGACGTACGGGCGAAGGTGAAAAAGCGCCAGGACGGCGGCGAGTTCAAAGCCAGGTTTGATGAAAAATACGGCCAGCTGGTCGACCGCGATGCCATGCACCTGCAGCTTCAGGCGTTTGAAGAAGTCATGCAGCAGGCACAAACACGTGCAGAAGAGCGCGCCAGCGATCACCTGCGCTGGCTGATCAGTGAACCCTTACGCCAAGCGCTGGATCGCTTTGACAACAGCGACCTGGTCAACAGCCTGGACTTTGCCGAACAGACCGGCCGCTGCGTGATCGGCATGGAGCAGAGCAAGGCAGGTGCCCATATTATCGAGCATTGGTGGCACCACGACTGGGAAGACCGCTCCAACCTGCTGATCGGTGGCCTCAGCTACAACCAGGACGACCTGCGTGCCGAGCTTGTGGCCTTGCGTGAAGCGGCCAAGGCCGTACCGGCCTCGCAATCCATGTTGGAAGTGCCAGCAGCCGTGGCCCGGCAAGCGCATGTCGCCGCCAATGCCTTCGGGCGCATCAACAACTTGTATGAGCAATTGCACGCACAGGGCAGCACCGACAGCATCGGCCTGCATGCCTGGTATGTACTGCTGGGCCGGCAGGTGCTGCGCACGGCGGCCCCCAACAGCGCGGACCGCGCCCTGCACCACGGCCTGCGCCTGACCCTGTTCGCCTCCGTGCACCAAACCGCCGTCGACATTCGCGTGGCCGAAGTAGCCCAGAGCGCCGAACCGATCAACCCGCGCCGCAGTGCCGGGCAAGTGGCGCGCTACCTGGACCAGGCCTGGGCCGAAGAGCTGATGCAGGCGAACAAGAGCGAGTTTTACAAAGTGCGCGTGTCGGCACTGGTGTGCCTGCTTGAAGGCATGTTGATGGCGTACAAGGCGCAAGAACTGCCAGACAGCGATGCCCGGGTGAAGACCGAACTGCTGGCCATGGCCATGACCACAGCGGCGGCAGGGTTCGAGGTGGGGGCCAGTTATGTGGAGCAGGTAGCGACCAGGTACGGGGCTGGCAGCGTGACGGGGAAAGGGGCTTCGGTGGTGTTGGGGCGGTTGAAGTTGTGGGGGGCCAGTTTGGCAGGGATGGGCGGCTTGGTGCTGGCTTGGTGGGATTTTGTGGACTGGGACAAGCATTCAAACGAGAGTTTGGACGGTCGCCCAGCCCTTCCAGTCAGGCGTTCGAGGTTTTTAGCTACAGCCTATGCGATGCGCGGCATTGCCACCATATCGTTATCTCTGGCAGAAGCAGCAACTGCGATTGCAATAGCTAAACCATTTTTTGATCGCCTAGCGCAAAATGGCAATCATAGATTAGTGAGACTACTGGGAAAATCCATGGGCTCTCTTGCAAAAAAATTAGGAACACAAGCTGCACGACTTTTACTTTCCCGCTTAATTCTTGGCACTTTCTGGATTGGGCTGGCACTGACAATCATCATCATGATTCTTGAAGACGACGCGCTAGAGAAATGGTGCAAGCGATCCACGTATCGTATAAACAAAAAATCCAGTCCTTATGACGAAGCCGAAGAACTATCAGCATTACATTCAGCATTCAGCGAGGTCTTATAA
- a CDS encoding Hcp family type VI secretion system effector, which translates to MATPAYIKIIGQTQGNITAGAFTADSVGNVYQQGHEDEILVQEIKHEVTTPTDPQSGQPTGQRVHKPLMFTSSLNKATPLMYQALATGEMLPTVEINWYRTSIEGKQEHFFTTKLEDATIVSINTVLPHAQDKENENYTQLIEVALAYRKITWAHDVANTEGSDDWRAPAA; encoded by the coding sequence ATGGCAACACCCGCTTACATCAAGATCATTGGCCAAACCCAAGGCAACATCACCGCTGGCGCGTTTACCGCGGACTCGGTCGGTAACGTTTACCAGCAGGGCCACGAAGACGAAATTCTGGTGCAGGAAATCAAACATGAAGTCACCACGCCAACCGACCCGCAAAGCGGCCAGCCCACCGGGCAACGGGTGCACAAGCCGTTGATGTTCACCAGTTCGCTGAACAAGGCCACACCCTTGATGTACCAGGCACTGGCCACCGGTGAAATGCTGCCCACCGTCGAGATCAACTGGTACCGCACCTCGATAGAAGGCAAACAGGAGCATTTCTTCACCACCAAGCTTGAAGACGCCACCATCGTCAGCATCAACACCGTGCTGCCTCATGCCCAGGACAAGGAAAACGAAAACTACACGCAACTGATCGAGGTTGCGCTGGCCTATCGGAAAATCACCTGGGCGCACGACGTCGCCAACACCGAAGGCTCCGACGACTGGCGCGCACCAGCCGCCTGA
- the icmH gene encoding type IVB secretion system protein IcmH/DotU codes for MEDTYHAGSGRLREVFNHTQTAGTPELPPGNAPPAETKTEQPPESYSADPDFQLRGGFANQMVDAAMPLFGLVMRLRTLDALPQIAHVHKQVRIQIEEILEEMRRHDYEQTQLLAYSYALCLYIDEAVMDRPWGKSCCWSQEPLLSIFHHETWGGEKIFSVLARLMQEPKRYQDVLEFMYLCLCLGLKGKYAIAPRGEETLNDLIRQLYQVISELRGPVPENVCDPYRNVAPRSLRMKRQWPWWSPLVISAVAMAAVYGYYSYRLHLITAEVVESLNSILQM; via the coding sequence ATGGAAGATACCTACCATGCAGGCAGTGGTCGCCTGCGCGAAGTTTTCAATCATACGCAGACCGCTGGCACACCCGAGCTTCCACCCGGCAATGCGCCACCAGCAGAGACAAAGACCGAGCAGCCCCCTGAAAGCTATAGCGCCGACCCGGACTTTCAACTGCGCGGCGGTTTTGCGAATCAGATGGTCGATGCCGCCATGCCACTCTTTGGCCTGGTCATGCGCCTGCGCACGCTGGATGCACTGCCCCAGATCGCACACGTACACAAGCAGGTACGCATTCAGATCGAAGAAATTCTCGAAGAGATGCGGCGGCACGACTATGAGCAGACCCAATTGCTGGCCTATTCATACGCCCTGTGCCTGTACATCGATGAGGCCGTGATGGATCGCCCGTGGGGCAAAAGCTGCTGCTGGAGCCAGGAGCCGCTGCTCAGCATCTTCCACCATGAAACCTGGGGCGGGGAAAAGATCTTCAGCGTGCTGGCTCGCCTGATGCAGGAACCCAAGCGCTACCAGGACGTGCTGGAGTTCATGTACCTGTGCCTGTGCCTTGGCCTCAAGGGCAAGTACGCCATTGCGCCCCGGGGTGAAGAAACCCTGAACGATTTGATCAGGCAACTGTACCAGGTCATTAGCGAGTTGCGTGGTCCGGTACCAGAGAACGTTTGTGACCCGTACCGCAACGTGGCCCCACGCAGCTTGCGCATGAAACGCCAATGGCCCTGGTGGAGCCCACTGGTGATCAGCGCCGTGGCCATGGCCGCAGTGTACGGCTACTACAGCTACCGCCTGCACCTGATCACCGCCGAAGTGGTGGAGTCACTCAACAGCATTCTGCAGATGTGA
- the tssK gene encoding type VI secretion system baseplate subunit TssK, producing the protein MSSRNPVLWPEGLFVKPQHFQQAARASEAAFHQRLSSINAAFYGFTELHLNDEYLSLGRVAITRARGIMPDGTVFDIPADLAPPPPLEIRDDGCKDSEIYLCLPLRTEGGREVSWPDNAANFRFNAQAQEIKDTHTADGDLVKVDLAVPNLQLKRNTDDSSAYTRLPLARILERRPDGSLQLDETFYPTAVSVRAVPALHRFLEEITNTLRERARNLAARIGTSSQSGVADIRDFNLLQAMNRWWPCFQHFTRQAQTHPEHLYLSMSQACGELVTFTDETRLPQEFPVYHHTALHVSFKPLQDTLRRVLSTVLQPRALSVPIKTLEFGVMSAALDDRRLIAEAQFILAVRADLPPETLRQQFIQKVKVTSLEALNELVPLQLPGIPLLPLPVAPRDLPFHAGFSYFELDQRNPAWACMKEATGFGFHIAGAFPGLELQFWAIRNE; encoded by the coding sequence ATGAGTTCCCGCAACCCCGTCCTCTGGCCTGAAGGCCTGTTCGTCAAGCCGCAGCATTTCCAGCAGGCAGCGCGGGCCAGTGAAGCCGCTTTTCACCAGCGCCTGAGCAGCATCAACGCGGCCTTCTACGGTTTCACCGAGCTGCACCTCAATGACGAGTACCTGAGCCTTGGGCGGGTCGCCATCACACGGGCCAGGGGCATCATGCCGGACGGGACGGTGTTCGACATCCCGGCAGACCTCGCACCGCCTCCGCCACTGGAAATCCGTGACGACGGCTGCAAGGACAGCGAAATCTACCTGTGCCTGCCACTGCGTACCGAGGGTGGCCGCGAGGTAAGCTGGCCCGATAACGCAGCCAACTTCCGCTTCAACGCCCAGGCGCAGGAGATCAAGGACACCCACACCGCCGATGGCGACCTGGTCAAGGTGGACCTTGCCGTTCCCAACCTGCAGCTCAAACGTAACACCGACGACAGTAGTGCCTACACGCGTCTGCCCTTGGCACGCATACTGGAAAGGCGCCCTGACGGCAGCCTGCAACTCGATGAAACGTTCTACCCCACCGCGGTCTCGGTCAGGGCGGTGCCGGCATTGCACCGGTTCCTTGAGGAGATCACCAACACCCTGCGCGAGCGGGCACGCAACCTGGCAGCGCGTATTGGCACATCCAGCCAGTCAGGCGTGGCCGACATCCGTGATTTCAACTTGCTGCAGGCGATGAATCGCTGGTGGCCATGCTTTCAGCACTTTACCCGCCAGGCGCAAACACACCCGGAACACCTCTACCTGAGCATGAGCCAGGCCTGCGGCGAGCTGGTGACGTTTACTGACGAGACCCGGTTGCCACAGGAGTTCCCCGTCTATCACCACACGGCGCTGCACGTGTCGTTCAAACCCTTGCAGGACACCTTGCGCCGTGTGCTGAGCACGGTGTTGCAGCCGCGCGCCCTCTCCGTGCCGATCAAAACCCTCGAGTTTGGCGTGATGAGCGCCGCACTCGACGACCGCCGCCTGATCGCCGAGGCGCAATTCATCCTGGCCGTACGCGCCGACCTGCCGCCGGAGACGCTACGCCAGCAATTTATCCAGAAGGTGAAAGTAACCTCGCTTGAAGCGTTGAACGAACTGGTGCCACTGCAATTGCCGGGCATCCCGCTGTTGCCGCTGCCGGTGGCACCGCGTGACCTGCCATTTCATGCCGGTTTCAGCTACTTCGAACTGGATCAGCGCAACCCCGCCTGGGCGTGCATGAAGGAGGCCACCGGGTTTGGCTTCCATATCGCCGGAGCGTTCCCAGGGCTTGAACTGCAGTTCTGGGCAATCAGGAACGAATGA